From the genome of Laspinema palackyanum D2c:
AATGCAGCAGAAGCTGCTTTTGCCCGAGCTGGAATTGGATTGTTAGAGGGCTATAACAGCATCAGTTTAGCCAGTGTGGTGGCACGGACTACCAACCCAGGGGATGCAGTGGCCATCTTCGATCGCCTAACCACGGCAAGATTGCAATTTATGGTCACCCGTCTTGATCGCAGCAACCTGGCTGGTTCACTCCTTTCTGCCCTTGAATCCGCCCAATTTGGCCGGTACGGTAGCATCACCTTTGGAGAGTATCTGGTTTGGAAAGATACCGGAATCCGTTTCCAAAGCTTTGATAACCAGTTCATTCCACAGCTCAACTTCGACTTAATCCTAGAAGACTTTGGAAATCAGATCCCGGGTCGATAGAATCCTCCGGTCTAACGCTTCGGGTTAATCAACGGTGATTTTCAGAAGGGATTGTCGTTGCGCCAATCCCTTCTGCACCGAAGTTAAGAGAACTCCTAAAGTTCTTTCAGACCCGTTAGTTAGGTCCCTATTTCGGGGGATCTGCGTCCTAATCAAATCAAAGCTGTCTAAGCTTTGAACCTTAGAAAAGCCTACACTCCTTGGAGAATGTAGGCTTTCTCTATGACCGTTCGTTCCGGGTTAAAAAAGTTTAGAACTATTTGGAGCCTTAACGAACTCACCTCAGATAGAGCCAGCTTAAGAATGGCAATTTTTGTAGAAGGGCCAAGATCCGAATCTAAGAATATCGGTAAAACCGCAGTATAATAGACCACAGTCGCTAATTTTTGCAACTTAGCCCTTAAACGTATCTTGTATTTTAAACAGTGGAACTTTCCTGTAAAAGTGAATACGCGCTGTTAGCCCTCTTAGAGTTAGCAAGCCAATATGATAAAGGAGAGCCGCTACAAATTCGACAGATAGCTGCTCAACAAAATATTCCTGACCGTTACTTAGAGCAACTTTTAGCCTCCTTACGGCGCTGTGGTCTGGTTCGCAGTCAACGGGGGGCAAAAGGCGGTTATCTTTTGGCTCGGGAACCTTGGAAAATTACCCTCTTAGATGTGGTTACCTGCATAGAAGGATTGGATGCGGGACTCTCGGAAAATGATTCAACCCCGAAAACCCTAGAGAATGAAGTCATTCGAGATGTGTGGAAAGAGGCTCAGGAAGCCTCTAAATCTGTGTTGCAAAAATACACACTGAAAGATGTCTGCGAACTACGGAATGCCAAGCAGCAGGGTGATATTATGTATTACATTTAAAGCCAATTCAGAACCCTCGGGGAAATTAATCGGGTCTCTCCCCAATGCAAGACTCTGCTCTTATTAATTCATGTTCGTCTTTTAAACCTGAGCCATAAACACTAAAAAAGCCATGCACCGTGCATGGCAAAGTCTGAAAAGAAAACCTCTAAAATTCTTAACCTTTAGAAGGCTTCAGTATTTGTGATGCTGAATTAGAAAATCCGGGGAGTTTGAACCCCCCTTATCTTGAAATCGCTCAGATTTTAGAATCGGAAAGTGGTACGGATGGTTCCAATCACCACATCATCATTGAGATCGTTATGATCCGGAGCCGTCAACCAGATAAAGCCCGGAGTAATGGCGATATTCTCCGTGAGCTGATATTGGTAAAACCCTTCAACGTGTAAAGAACGATCTGGATCTTCGAGAGCTCCATTAAAATCATCTCTGTTAACCTGGGGTTCCATACCTACCACTAGCCCAAATTGGCTACCCGGAGGTCCAGCGTTAACCGCTAAGTTGACCGCCCAGTTCCAGATGCCCAGGTCCCCTTTGAGACCTTGGTCGAGGATGCGAGCATTGGTGTAACCGGCCCAACCTCCGAAGGCAAAGGTTCCCGTATCATACCCGAGTTGAACCCCATAAGCGTTGCTGATGGTAGTTAAGCCATCCGGGGGTGCTAGGGAGCTGACGGGGGTGGCAAGCTGGCTACCTGTGAGCATATCGGTACGATAGGCATTGACATAAGTCAGACCCAGTTGCAGACCCGTAACGGGCTTAAAGACCAGTTGGGCTAAGGCTCCATAAGCGCCATCAAATAAACCGTTGCGACGGGTCGGGGTTCCAGCATTTTGAGCTAAATACCCCAGGCTGACTTCTGCGGGACCTGCATCAAAATTCAAGCCAATCCCCGAACCTTCAACCATGTTGTAAATGGGAGCGCGGGTCCCGAAACGAGACAGAGCACCGCTGCCACCATCTCCATCCAAGGGGGTGATAGTGCTGGCAAAGTCAGGGACAATACCGCCTACAGGAATAAAGACAACGCGGGCGTTGCCAATATTGGTTTCATACGCTAACCAATCTAGCTCGACGTTATTGCTGCCTGATTGGTAAGGGCCCACTCCAAACTTGAGGTCGCCTTCCGGGGTGAAGGTATTCGTTCCGGAAAAGGCATCGAGATTGTTGATTTGGAGTCGGGTATACAGGGAGTCGTTCCCAGTAAAGCTGGTCACAAATGCCAACCGAGTACGGGTTCCAAATTGAACGCCACTGTCGGTTTCGCCTCCGACGCTATTTCCACCTTCGGACAAGGATAAGGCAAAGATGGATTCGCCAAAGAGTTTGGTGGTGGTGGAGAACTGATTGGCTTCAAGTTCCGTGACCCGCACTTCAAGGGCATCCACCCGACCCCGTAAGGTGGCGAGTTCAGCCCCAAACTCTTCAACTAACCGTTGCAGGGTGATCAAGTCGTCGCTGCCTAGGACCCCTTCGATTTGAGCGGCAATGATTTCGTTGATGCGCTCTAAACAGGCGTTTAAACCGGCAGCAAATTCATAACGAGTCAGCGCCCGGTTCCCGCGAAAGGTCCCATCGGGATAACCGGCGATACAGCGATAGCGCTCAACCAGGGATTGGAGGGCTTGGAACGCCCAGTCCGTGGGTTGCACGTCCCGCAACTGAGAGACGGAGGTGACTTGGGTGAGCAGGTTACTATCTGCTTCGGATCCGTATTCAGTGAGTTGTTTTAAGATGTTGGCGGTTTCTGTGGCCGACGGTGCATCTTGATCTTGGACTTGGGCGATCGCCCCGCTGAGGTCAACCCCAGTTGCCGAAAATTCAGTAGGTTGGGCGAGTTGATTCGCCTGAGCCGTTGGCATCCAGTCGGCTGGGATTTCGGAGGCGATCGCCTCGGATGCACCCACTCCGGACCCTAAAGCCGCTCCGACTAACGCCGAAGCTAATACTGCTGGACTGACCAACAGCGAATTCCACAATACTTTAGACATTTTCCCTCTTCTCCTCACACCAATTTAGAGTTCGATGGAATACTTTCCCCTGGACTACATTGGGGAAATCAAAACCAACAGCAGAGTGATTATACAGGCTTTCCCCAATTTGCGGGCAGAAGTTCACTTTGCCCTGGACGGATATGGGCTTTTCTCCGTCACCCCCCGCAGTCACTCTGGGAGCTTTGGCATCAATCAGCTCGCAAAGTAGGGCCCTACTGTACCCCTGTTGTGAGTGCCTTTATCATGGCCTAAAACTGTAGTTCGGTCAAGAACTTTTATCTATTAATTCTCTCTGGTAGCATTTGTTACCAATTACTCTTGGCTTTTTCCCTTCCTACAAGTAGCGTTATGAGGTATGTCGATGGGTAAAGTTTCCCCTGTTTGTGGATTATAACCTGAATTTTGTCTAGGCCATAAGTTGAATTATAAATTTTGCTAATACCGGAATTAAAGATTGGATCGATTGAGAGGGAGAGGGTCAAACCGGAACCACCCATTAGGCCAAAGCAACTCGTGGAATTATTGGTGTTCATTTCCCTCAAGTATAGTGCGTCTAAATCATTGAGATCTTTCATTTGGGTCCTTCGTTATAGCCCATCACTGCACTAAAAAAAGAATTTTTTCTCTTACGGTCATTTATTGGCAATCAATCCTAATAAATTGTTAAAAATGCTTTAAAAAATTTATTTTAACCTCCAATAATATTTAGGGAATTAAAAGATGATTTCGTCACCCCAAGCTACTCGTCAAGAGAGTGCGCCCAGATGTTTCGTTTAGCAGCAAATTATTTAGTAATTACCCCTAGAGTCTGGGTCTCTCAGACCGGCAAGATTGGTCCAAATCACTGATATTTCCTATAGGTTTATTAAGAAATTCCAGTTAATTGAGTTATTAATCCTGATAGAGTGAAAATTATATAGCGAACCTAAATCATTCTGGCATAAAGATAGCGAGCCAGATGCTCGCACTACAAGACTAAAAGGCTTGGATCCATTGCCAAACTGATTTAGACTGGCTATACAATAGAAAAATTAGAAAAAAATTAATGTATTTTTTACCCATTTACTTTTTCACAACAAATTCTAATTTGTTCGGCACTTAAATTGGGAAGGGAACTCCCCAACAGTGCTATTCGGGCGTAAAGCCTGCGGCATCGCTTCGCTTAAGGCGCAGACTGTAAGGGGTGTACTTACTGTAAGTTTTGCTAACCTAACCGAATTAAATGCTGGGCAGATTAAACCATCTCCTGTTATGGAAACAGCCCGGAGATTCAAGGCGATCGCGCTTTCCCCCGCTACCCCATCACCCATTCCAATACTAACTCGCTCTCTTTTAAAAGAAACCACAGTCTCAGGCCAAAATCCTCTATATTTGAGAACCCTTTGAAAGTTACACTCGGCGCAAGAATGTCAGTCTTACAGTTCTAAACTAACTTGATAATCAGGGTAGAAATTCATCGAATTTTCCTTCGACAAAGCGATTAAAAAGAAAACCCCCTAATTGATTAGGGGGTTTTAAATATCACTGCTACTCAATTTTCAAAAGCTTAAAACCAAGGTAGCATCCAGAATTAAATTCCCTCGGTTTAGCCCGGGGGTTGATCCCAATTGCTGGTTTTAGAATCGGAACGTGGTGCGGATGGTTCCAATTACCACATCATCGTTGAGATCGTTATGATCTGGAGCCGTCAACCAGATAAAGCCGGGAGTAATAGCAATATTCTCCGTGAGCTGATATTGATAGAACCCTTCAACGTGTAAAGAACGATCTGGGTCTTCGAGGGCCCCATTAAAATCATCGGAGTTGACCTGGGGTTCCATGCCCACAATCAGACCAAATTGGCTACCCGGAGGTCCAGCGTTAACCGCTAAGTTAACGGCCCAGTTCCAGATGCCTAGGTCACCTTTAAGACCTTGGTCGAGGATGCGAGCGTTGGTGTAACCGGCCCAGCCTCCGAAGGCAAACGCTCCCGTATCATAGCCGAGTTGAACACCATAGGCGTTACTGATGGTGGTTAACCCCTCCGGTGGGGCTAGAGAAGATACAGGAGTGGCCAGTTGGCTACCTGTACGCATATCGCTACGGTAGGCATTGACGTAAGTCAGACCGAGTTGGAGACCCGTAACAGGTTTAAACACCAATTGGGCTAAAGCTCCGTAAGGACCATCGGTCAGCCCGTTGCGGCGGGTGGGAGTTGCGGCATTTTCTGCTAAGTAGCCGAGGCTAACTTCGGCAGGGCCTGCATCGAAGGTCAAACCAATCCCCGCACCCCGAACCATGTTGTAAATCGGAGCGCGGGTCCCGAAGCGAGAGAGAGCACCACTGCCACCATCGCCGTCCAGGGGGGTGATGGTGCTAGCGAAGTCATCGGCGTCCCCTCCATTTGCTATAAAGACAACATTAGCAGGGCCAACACTCGTGCTATAGAGCAAGCTGTCTAAGCGGACCGTGGTATCTCCAGCTTGGTAAGGGTCGTCAACCGCAAATTTCAGATCCCCTTCGGGAGTGAAGGTGTTAGTGCCAGAGAAGGCATCCAGATTGTTGATTTCCAGTCGAGTTCTGAGTAGATCTCGGCCAGTGAAGCTGGTATCGAAGTTCAACCGAGTGCGGGTCCCAAATTGAACACCGCTATCGGTTTCGCCGCCGACACTGTTTCCACCTTCGGACAAGGATAAGGCGAAGATAGATTCGCCAAAGAGTTTGGTGGTGGTGGAGAATTGATTGGCTTCAATTTCGGCGACGCGCACTTCGAGGGCGTCTACCCGACCGCGCAAGGTTGCCAGTTCCGCAGCAAACTCTTCAGTTAAGCGTTGTAGGGTTAACAAATCGTCTCTGTTGAGAATCCCTTCCAACTGGGCCGCAATAATTTCGTTAATGCGTTCTAAACAAGCGTTTAAACCGGCGGCAAATTCAT
Proteins encoded in this window:
- a CDS encoding RrF2 family transcriptional regulator, encoding MELSCKSEYALLALLELASQYDKGEPLQIRQIAAQQNIPDRYLEQLLASLRRCGLVRSQRGAKGGYLLAREPWKITLLDVVTCIEGLDAGLSENDSTPKTLENEVIRDVWKEAQEASKSVLQKYTLKDVCELRNAKQQGDIMYYI
- a CDS encoding iron uptake porin: MSKVLWNSLLVSPAVLASALVGAALGSGVGASEAIASEIPADWMPTAQANQLAQPTEFSATGVDLSGAIAQVQDQDAPSATETANILKQLTEYGSEADSNLLTQVTSVSQLRDVQPTDWAFQALQSLVERYRCIAGYPDGTFRGNRALTRYEFAAGLNACLERINEIIAAQIEGVLGSDDLITLQRLVEEFGAELATLRGRVDALEVRVTELEANQFSTTTKLFGESIFALSLSEGGNSVGGETDSGVQFGTRTRLAFVTSFTGNDSLYTRLQINNLDAFSGTNTFTPEGDLKFGVGPYQSGSNNVELDWLAYETNIGNARVVFIPVGGIVPDFASTITPLDGDGGSGALSRFGTRAPIYNMVEGSGIGLNFDAGPAEVSLGYLAQNAGTPTRRNGLFDGAYGALAQLVFKPVTGLQLGLTYVNAYRTDMLTGSQLATPVSSLAPPDGLTTISNAYGVQLGYDTGTFAFGGWAGYTNARILDQGLKGDLGIWNWAVNLAVNAGPPGSQFGLVVGMEPQVNRDDFNGALEDPDRSLHVEGFYQYQLTENIAITPGFIWLTAPDHNDLNDDVVIGTIRTTFRF
- a CDS encoding iron uptake porin — protein: MSKVLWNSLLVSPAVLTSALVGAALASVVGAPEAIASETQTESMPVAQANQFAAPTAFSSAGGFNLIAQVQEDAPSATETANVLQQLNQYSREGAGTNNIAQVTSVSQLRDVQPTDWAFQALQSLVERYRCIAGYPDGTFRGNRALTRYEFAAGLNACLERINEIIAAQLEGILNRDDLLTLQRLTEEFAAELATLRGRVDALEVRVAEIEANQFSTTTKLFGESIFALSLSEGGNSVGGETDSGVQFGTRTRLNFDTSFTGRDLLRTRLEINNLDAFSGTNTFTPEGDLKFAVDDPYQAGDTTVRLDSLLYSTSVGPANVVFIANGGDADDFASTITPLDGDGGSGALSRFGTRAPIYNMVRGAGIGLTFDAGPAEVSLGYLAENAATPTRRNGLTDGPYGALAQLVFKPVTGLQLGLTYVNAYRSDMRTGSQLATPVSSLAPPEGLTTISNAYGVQLGYDTGAFAFGGWAGYTNARILDQGLKGDLGIWNWAVNLAVNAGPPGSQFGLIVGMEPQVNSDDFNGALEDPDRSLHVEGFYQYQLTENIAITPGFIWLTAPDHNDLNDDVVIGTIRTTFRF